A region from the Isachenkonia alkalipeptolytica genome encodes:
- a CDS encoding rhodanese-like domain-containing protein — protein MAKPIQESSSEEYVIDRDQPNIENYFEELPANDNLISPEELWGIVENDHQGYYILDIRREEDFLQGHIEGSDHIWWYDVGESLEELPEEKRIVVVCYTGQSSGQVVGILKAMGYDAYSLLDGMDRGWEAEGYPLVQ, from the coding sequence GTGGCGAAACCGATTCAGGAGAGTTCTTCTGAAGAGTATGTAATAGATCGGGATCAGCCGAATATTGAGAACTACTTTGAGGAGTTACCCGCCAATGACAACCTGATCTCCCCGGAAGAGCTTTGGGGGATTGTAGAGAATGATCATCAGGGGTATTACATTCTGGATATTCGCCGGGAAGAGGATTTTTTGCAGGGACATATAGAAGGATCCGATCATATTTGGTGGTACGATGTGGGAGAATCCTTAGAGGAGCTTCCCGAAGAAAAGAGAATTGTAGTGGTCTGTTATACCGGTCAGAGCTCCGGACAAGTTGTCGGGATTCTTAAGGCCATGGGTTACGATGCCTATTCCTTACTGGATGGAATGGACAGAGGTTGGGAAGCGGAAGGATATCCCTTAGTACAATAG
- a CDS encoding tyrosine-type recombinase/integrase → MDNDSLIEGFVNRYQGRARKDYRREIVTFQKFTDKNLLAVDKQDIEKYLTELKKKKAATTVQRIYHQLGTFYHELYKAEKIRSNPFFKVEKPKASKQVKKERVPSFQELEELLKVLGEEFSLRDYGMVLLICTTGIRLKEALYTKWSDFLLDRDNNLGLRVRKGTYDRYVKIYPEVWEVLDQYRKEVLRVQEHYWKEDYYIFISRNDREDYRRYPDIIKPVSESWLRPVLVSACEKAKIPLYTAKDLRHANAMYALKLGASPEEIQVQLGWNNKNFVNRYNGVIASLEKSANDYTHRYFTGIIKEKRDKP, encoded by the coding sequence GTGGATAATGATAGCTTGATTGAAGGCTTTGTAAATAGATACCAGGGTAGAGCGAGAAAAGACTATAGACGGGAAATCGTGACTTTCCAGAAGTTTACGGATAAAAACCTACTGGCGGTGGATAAACAGGACATTGAAAAGTATTTAACCGAGCTTAAGAAAAAGAAAGCGGCCACAACGGTGCAGCGAATATATCATCAATTGGGAACCTTTTACCATGAACTGTACAAGGCTGAAAAAATCAGAAGCAATCCCTTTTTCAAGGTGGAAAAGCCCAAGGCCTCAAAGCAGGTGAAAAAAGAGAGGGTACCAAGTTTTCAGGAACTGGAAGAACTGTTAAAGGTACTAGGGGAAGAATTTTCCCTTCGGGACTACGGCATGGTGCTGCTCATCTGTACTACGGGGATTCGACTGAAAGAGGCCCTTTATACAAAATGGAGCGATTTTTTGTTGGACAGGGATAACAACTTAGGTCTGCGGGTAAGAAAAGGCACCTATGACCGCTATGTAAAGATCTATCCGGAAGTGTGGGAGGTTTTGGATCAATATCGAAAAGAAGTACTCAGGGTGCAGGAACATTATTGGAAAGAGGATTATTACATCTTCATCTCCCGAAATGACCGGGAGGATTACCGAAGGTACCCGGATATCATCAAGCCGGTGTCCGAGAGTTGGCTTCGGCCGGTGTTGGTGAGCGCCTGTGAAAAGGCGAAAATTCCCCTGTATACGGCGAAGGATCTTCGCCATGCCAATGCCATGTATGCCTTGAAACTCGGTGCAAGCCCCGAGGAAATTCAGGTGCAGCTGGGATGGAACAATAAAAACTTTGTGAACCGATATAATGGTGTAATTGCAAGTTTGGAAAAAAGCGCTAATGACTACACCCATCGTTATTTTACGGGGATCATCAAGGAAAAAAGAGACAAGCCCTAA
- a CDS encoding class I SAM-dependent rRNA methyltransferase, with protein MTKEIRLQVQKNHEKKYKKGYPLLSKEALINPESIYKEGSLFQLLDSEGNFIGRGYYGLQNKGMGWVLTHKEKDAIDHLFFQRKIAAAINKRSPFYHREDTTAFRIFNGEGDGIGGLTIDSYGEYYLINWYSLGIYRFREEILSALNLLIQPQGVYEKKRFDQQGQYVEDEDFASGTPADFPLRVKENGVNIEVNLNDGAMTGVFLDQREVRKKLRDQYAKGKTLLNTFSYTGVFSVFGALGGAKHTTSVDLAKRSLELTRAQFLANGIDPETQEIRVEDVFNFFDYGLKQGLKYDLVVLDPPSFARSKKHTFSAKKDYTGLLKSAIDLTEDQGVILASTNCATFDMKTFKGFVSKAFKEKQLTFKILEEHTLPKDFPTHPSFPEGDYLKVLFIKKETNP; from the coding sequence ATGACTAAGGAAATCAGATTACAAGTTCAAAAAAATCACGAGAAAAAGTACAAGAAGGGCTACCCTCTTTTATCAAAAGAAGCATTAATAAACCCGGAATCCATTTATAAGGAAGGCTCTCTGTTTCAGTTGCTGGACAGCGAAGGAAACTTTATCGGCCGAGGCTACTACGGATTACAGAACAAGGGGATGGGATGGGTTCTCACCCATAAGGAAAAGGACGCCATTGACCATCTGTTTTTTCAACGGAAAATTGCCGCTGCAATTAATAAGCGAAGCCCCTTTTATCACAGGGAAGACACCACTGCCTTTCGCATATTTAACGGGGAAGGAGACGGCATCGGTGGACTGACCATCGACAGCTACGGAGAGTACTATCTGATTAACTGGTACAGCCTTGGAATTTACCGGTTTCGAGAAGAGATTCTCTCCGCATTAAACTTGTTAATTCAACCCCAGGGGGTTTATGAGAAAAAACGATTTGATCAACAAGGACAGTATGTAGAGGATGAAGATTTCGCCTCGGGAACCCCGGCAGACTTCCCCCTTCGGGTAAAGGAAAACGGAGTGAATATTGAAGTCAATTTAAATGACGGCGCCATGACGGGGGTGTTTTTAGATCAGCGGGAGGTTCGAAAAAAGTTGCGGGATCAGTATGCTAAGGGAAAAACCCTATTGAACACCTTTTCCTACACCGGGGTATTCTCCGTATTCGGAGCTTTAGGAGGTGCTAAGCACACCACCAGCGTAGACCTTGCCAAGCGAAGCTTAGAACTGACCCGGGCCCAGTTCCTGGCCAACGGCATCGATCCTGAAACCCAGGAGATCCGGGTGGAGGATGTTTTTAATTTCTTTGACTACGGCCTAAAGCAGGGACTGAAGTATGACCTTGTGGTGTTGGATCCCCCCAGTTTTGCCCGGTCAAAAAAACATACCTTCAGCGCAAAAAAAGACTATACCGGCCTACTGAAAAGCGCCATTGACCTGACCGAGGATCAGGGAGTCATTCTTGCCTCCACCAACTGCGCCACCTTTGATATGAAAACCTTTAAAGGCTTTGTATCCAAGGCTTTTAAAGAGAAACAACTTACCTTTAAGATTCTGGAAGAGCATACTCTTCCCAAGGACTTTCCCACCCACCCTTCCTTTCCTGAAGGGGATTATCTAAAAGTCCTTTTTATAAAAAAAGAGACAAACCCTTAG